Within Cucumis melo cultivar AY chromosome 4, USDA_Cmelo_AY_1.0, whole genome shotgun sequence, the genomic segment AGACACTGTGAGAATCAAATCAACCGAAGGAGATTATACCTCGTCGGATTCCGATACTTTGACGGCTTCGATATTCGGAATCGGTAGTTCCCACAATCCCCCATTCCCACCCAGAAGCAATGGCAGCCGCTTGCTCTCACTCCACTATTCCATCGCATAAACACTCCCTCTCTACTCACTTCTACTCCACCAAGTCTCTTCCACGATCGGTGAAGTTTTTTGGCGACGTTTCGGGCTTTGCTCTCCCTACTCCCTCTAGGTTTCCTCTTCGTTTTCCTTCAATCTCTTGCCAGACCTCTGCCACTTCTCCTCCTTCCCTCGCATCCAAAGGTGCatgtctttctttgattccactTCCTTATTTACGATATTGTTTctataaatttcatttccaCTATGTTATTTGCGTTTCTTGCTTAATTGAATTAGAAGTTAGGGTTTATGGACTGTTTGCGATTATGAAATTTGTATTGCTTGATCGCCGTTCTTATGTGGTTTACGAGGTTGGAATAAGTATAGAGTACATAATCAAACTTCTCTGGACCCAATTTATTTCCGATGATTGTCAAGATCGGCTCTCTTACTTGCTTGAGAACAGATTATTATAGTGTTTCTGGCTAAAAGTTTTCCTCAAGggatacaaatatatataaatatatttttaatcttttttaatgcatgcatgtaattttctattAATCGACGGATGTGTGCTGTGAGTTGTCTGACGTTTTTGATCTGTTGTGTTGTTTATCAAAGTGAAAACAGAGAAGAAGGATTTCCTTCACCTCAGCGATTTTGATAAATCCACCCTCTTGAAGATCTTAGACCGTGCGGTTGAAGTTAAGGCGCAACTGAAATCTGGTGATAGGTCATTTCTCCCATTTAAAGGGAAGACAATGGCGATGATCTTTGCAAAACCATCCATGAGAACCAGAGTTTCATTTGAGACTGGTTTCTTCTTGCTAGGGGGCCATGCCATATATTTAGGGCCCGACACCATCCAAATGGGTAAAAGAGAGGAAACTAGGGATATTGCTCGTGTTTTGTCTCGCTATAATGATGTCATAATGGCCCGTGTTTTTGGTCACCAGGTATTTTGGTCAGTTTATTTACCTTCTTAGTTCCTAGTGATAACGTGTTGAGTTATGAACATGGATAATATCTGCTATGTGTCTACTTGATCAAAGCTACCTTTGCCTTCTCAAAATTGTTGTTTTCTCACAATATTAATGAAGCAAAAGTAAAGGCGGTTGAGTTTATGGCATGTTAGAGTTGGTATGTGAGAAGTTTTTTCTAGCTAAGTATGGCTTAATgatgtttgtttgttttgattATCTTCTGTTTTCTATTGACAACCTGTTGATTGAATTTCTAAATGAAATGAAACACAGGGAACACTTGCTTAAGTCTTCCTTGTGACAGACCCCTATTagttattatttcatatttcaGTTGACTCAATAGTTGAGGGAATTTAAGTTTGCTTAAGGTTTCTCTTCTGATAGATAGCTATGTAGAATTATTCACTATGATTTAATGAAGTTTATGTATCAATAGTGATGAAGTCACTTGTTTTATGATATTGACTGCATTGTGGGACATTAAGGTGGGAAGCTTGACCTGTTAGTGTATGCGAATCTGCATTTGGCCACAAGATTAGTATGATGGATATCTATTCAGGTAGGCATAGAACTAGTCACATATTGGTTTGTCTGTAGAAAAACTTATGTGACAGGCCATGTACTCATTCTTTGGTTATCTAGTTGGTGGCCTATTCCAATTGGAAAGATGTTTGAGGAGGAAATATTCCTATTATTTatacttcctttttttctttttctcattggTGGGCTTTTATTCGGGGACAACTCAAGACATAGTCAAGGGCTTTTAACCATCATGGGTTTGTCTAGTGGTAAAAAAGGAAACATAGTCTTAATAACTAAACAAGAGTTCATGGGTTCAATCCATGGCAACCACCTAGGAATTTCCTATAAGTTTCCTTGacacccaaatgttgtagggttAGGCGGGTTGTCCCGTGAGATTAGTTGAGGTGCATGTAAGCTGGCTTGGACACTCACGGATATGAAAAAAATGAGGATAGCTCAAGAGCAAAATTGAAGTGCAAATACTCCAAGCTACCATAGGAAATGAAGGAAAAGGGATAGTTTCAACTAGTGGCATATTGTCAGTGTTGACATATATTAGTGGGCCTTGATTTCTTCTGTTTCATTAATCCATTGTGTTCTATTAATAATCTAGTAGTCTGGATGTCTCTATACTGGTCATCATACTACCATTTTGTTGCAGGATATTCTTGATTTAGCTAAATATTCCACCGTGCCTGTAATAAATGGTCTGACGGATTACAACCATCCATGTCAAGTAATGGCCGATGCACTCACTATGATTGAACACATTGGCAAGTTAGAAGGAACTAAGGTTTGGCTTTTCATTCTATGTTTCGTTATAGtagatataaaatataaaattatatttgcATTTTGTGCCAATAAACTAAGCGGCCGATGATGAAAATTTAGGTCGTGTATGTTGGAGATGGAAATAACATGGTGCATTCATGGTTGTTCTTGGCATCAGTTGTACCCCTCCACTTTGTTTGTGCGTGTCCTAAAGGTTTTGAGCCAGATAAGAATACAGTTGAAAAGGCCCGACAAGCTGGAGTTAGCAAGATTGAGATTACTCA encodes:
- the LOC103503928 gene encoding ornithine carbamoyltransferase, chloroplastic, with the protein product MAAACSHSTIPSHKHSLSTHFYSTKSLPRSVKFFGDVSGFALPTPSRFPLRFPSISCQTSATSPPSLASKVKTEKKDFLHLSDFDKSTLLKILDRAVEVKAQLKSGDRSFLPFKGKTMAMIFAKPSMRTRVSFETGFFLLGGHAIYLGPDTIQMGKREETRDIARVLSRYNDVIMARVFGHQDILDLAKYSTVPVINGLTDYNHPCQVMADALTMIEHIGKLEGTKVVYVGDGNNMVHSWLFLASVVPLHFVCACPKGFEPDKNTVEKARQAGVSKIEITHDPKEAVKGADVVYSDVWASMGQKEEADYRRQVFQGFQVNEELMNLAGPKAYFMHCLPAERGVEVTDGVIEAPNSIVFPQAENRMHAQNAIMLHVLGL